From the genome of Silurus meridionalis isolate SWU-2019-XX chromosome 12, ASM1480568v1, whole genome shotgun sequence, one region includes:
- the mcamb gene encoding melanoma cell adhesion molecule b isoform X3 → MEDRVEVLLGEVAEIPCLYNLKGSANLPTIQWFVKSAGGNRVRIYHRDNNKEIVDQGTGFSGRINISHSWEGILGNSVLIINPVRVSDEREFICQVNVDGGSDEGLTRLLVFNNPSFPIIEAGQYASISEPLNKIGSCEVSNGYPAPKITWYKERTPLYTSPQNVDIRNRVTENSNGLYSVHSELYLTVEKQDKDAYFYCEVTYFLPGAEKMIESKHINITILYPTSEVTMFLDSPELLVKEGDSIEIICQGDGNPQPVKSFTHNNEAIDTDLDKLVLSNVTRVNSGIYECSCLDTTTFDSITGNLTLMVHFLDPVVITPENPDSLDEGEDLNLTCNAMSSLPTQTFWYKDNVRLEEGHELRLDNASFATAGDYVCEVFAPELPALKKHGIVQIRVRGKPMITEGVAVIPLDSETAINVSCSAAGHPTPTIDWSLSDKQAQLGRWDTSRDNSVHSIISISTTSDITASCRATNDLGTAESSRTIQAIQMNQATTTTTTTTTTTTTTTTTTTTTTSNTTGMMAGTPNPKINKKGGNGFIIAIIIIFILLLAILGSVLYFMYKKGKIPCGRSGKKDLTKEKVSNDDIVVEMKSSKSEEAVLLQGVNGDKKMSSDQ, encoded by the exons ATGGAGGACAGGGTAGAGGTGTTGCTGGGCGAGGTGGCAGAGATCCCCTGCTTATATAACCTGAAAGGATCTGCCAATTTACCCACGATACAGTGGTTTGTA AAATCAGCAGGTGGCAACAGAGTGCGGATCTACCACCGAGACAACAACAAGGAAATTGTGGATCAAGGCACTGGTTTCTCAGGGAGGATCAACATCTCTCACTCTTGGGAAGGCATACTGGGAAACTCTGTTCTGATCATCAATCCTGTACGAGTCAGTGATGAGCGTGAATTCATCTGCCAAGTGAACGTGGATGGAGGCAGTGATGAGGGACTCACTCGACTTCTAGTGTTCA ATAATCCATCTTTTCCCATAATTGAAGCAGGACAGTACGCCTCAATCTCAGAGCCTCTTAATAAG ATTGGATCCTGTGAGGTCAGTAATGGATATCCTGCCCCCAAGATCACTTGGTACAAAGAGAGAACTCCCTTATACACCTCACCCCAAAATG TTGACATCAGGAACAGAGTGACTGAGAATTCCAATGGCCTGTACTCAGTACACAGTGAGCTATACCTCACAGTAGAAAAGCAGGACAAGGATGCCTACTTTTACTGCGAGGTCACATACTTTCTTCCTGGGGCAGAGAAAATGATTGAGTCCAAGCATATCAACATCACAATTCTCT ATCCAACATCGGAAGTTACGATGTTCCTGGATTCCCCCGAGCTGCTTGTGAAAGAAGGTGACAGCATAGAAATAATCTGTCAAGGGGACGGGAATCCACAGCCAGTCAAATCCTTTACACATAATAAT GAAGCAATTGACACAGATTTGGACAAGCTGGTGCTTAGTAATGTGACTCGAGTAAACAGTGGCATATACGAATGCAGCTGTCTGGATACCACAACCTTTGACAGCATCACAGGCAACTTGACCCTCATGGTTCATT TTCTGGATCCAGTCGTGATCACTCCTGAGAACCCAGATAGCCTAGATGAAGGAGAGGATCTGAATCTGACCTGCAATGCCATGTCCTCACTGCCCACACAGACATTCTGGTACAAG GACAATGTGCGGCTGGAGGAAGGTCATGAGCTGAGGTTAGACAATGCCTCATTTGCCACAGCAGGGGACTACGTTTGTGAAGTATTTGCACCTGAGCTTCCTGCCTTAAAGAAGCACGGTATTGTGCAGATCCGCGTAAGGG GAAAGCCGATGATCACAGAGGGAGTGGCTGTAATTCCTCTGGATAGCGAAACGGCCATTAATGTGAGCTGCAGTGCGGCAGGACATCCAACTCCTACCATCGACTGGAGTCTCTCTGATAAACAA GCTCAGCTGGGAAGATGGGACACCAGCAGAGATAACAGTGTTCACAGCATTATTTCCATCAGCACCACTTCTGACATCACGGCCTCCTGCAGGGCCACCAATGACCTGGGTACAGCCGAAAGCTCCCGCACAATTCAAGCCA TTCAAATGAACCAAGCAACtacaacaaccacaacaactaccaccaccaccaccaccacaacaacaacaacaacaacaacaacaagcaaTACTACTGGTATGATGG CAGGAACACCCAACccgaaaataaacaaaaaag GGGGCAACGGATTCATCATTgcaatcatcatcattttcatcttATTGCTGGCCATCCTGGGCAGTGTGCTGTACTTCATGTACAAGAAGGGCAAGATCCCATGCGGGCGCTCAGGGAAGAAAGATCT CACAAAGGAAAAGGTCAGTAATGATGACATCGTTGTGGAGATGAAGAGCAGCAAATCTGAGGAAGCAGTGCTTCTACAGGGGGTCAACGGTGATAAAAAGATGTCCAGTGACCAG TGA
- the mcamb gene encoding melanoma cell adhesion molecule b isoform X2 — translation MAQQKVALALIGLYLLSWQVWAKFEVSMEDRVEVLLGEVAEIPCLYNLKGSANLPTIQWFVKSAGGNRVRIYHRDNNKEIVDQGTGFSGRINISHSWEGILGNSVLIINPVRVSDEREFICQVNVDGGSDEGLTRLLVFNNPSFPIIEAGQYASISEPLNKIGSCEVSNGYPAPKITWYKERTPLYTSPQNVDIRNRVTENSNGLYSVHSELYLTVEKQDKDAYFYCEVTYFLPGAEKMIESKHINITILYPTSEVTMFLDSPELLVKEGDSIEIICQGDGNPQPVKSFTHNNEAIDTDLDKLVLSNVTRVNSGIYECSCLDTTTFDSITGNLTLMVHFLDPVVITPENPDSLDEGEDLNLTCNAMSSLPTQTFWYKDNVRLEEGHELRLDNASFATAGDYVCEVFAPELPALKKHGIVQIRVRGKPMITEGVAVIPLDSETAINVSCSAAGHPTPTIDWSLSDKQAQLGRWDTSRDNSVHSIISISTTSDITASCRATNDLGTAESSRTIQAIQMNQATTTTTTTTTTTTTTTTTTTTTTSNTTGMMGGNGFIIAIIIIFILLLAILGSVLYFMYKKGKIPCGRSGKKDLTKEKVSNDDIVVEMKSSKSEEAVLLQGVNGDKKMSSDQ, via the exons tttggGCCAAGTTCGAGGTAAGCATGGAGGACAGGGTAGAGGTGTTGCTGGGCGAGGTGGCAGAGATCCCCTGCTTATATAACCTGAAAGGATCTGCCAATTTACCCACGATACAGTGGTTTGTA AAATCAGCAGGTGGCAACAGAGTGCGGATCTACCACCGAGACAACAACAAGGAAATTGTGGATCAAGGCACTGGTTTCTCAGGGAGGATCAACATCTCTCACTCTTGGGAAGGCATACTGGGAAACTCTGTTCTGATCATCAATCCTGTACGAGTCAGTGATGAGCGTGAATTCATCTGCCAAGTGAACGTGGATGGAGGCAGTGATGAGGGACTCACTCGACTTCTAGTGTTCA ATAATCCATCTTTTCCCATAATTGAAGCAGGACAGTACGCCTCAATCTCAGAGCCTCTTAATAAG ATTGGATCCTGTGAGGTCAGTAATGGATATCCTGCCCCCAAGATCACTTGGTACAAAGAGAGAACTCCCTTATACACCTCACCCCAAAATG TTGACATCAGGAACAGAGTGACTGAGAATTCCAATGGCCTGTACTCAGTACACAGTGAGCTATACCTCACAGTAGAAAAGCAGGACAAGGATGCCTACTTTTACTGCGAGGTCACATACTTTCTTCCTGGGGCAGAGAAAATGATTGAGTCCAAGCATATCAACATCACAATTCTCT ATCCAACATCGGAAGTTACGATGTTCCTGGATTCCCCCGAGCTGCTTGTGAAAGAAGGTGACAGCATAGAAATAATCTGTCAAGGGGACGGGAATCCACAGCCAGTCAAATCCTTTACACATAATAAT GAAGCAATTGACACAGATTTGGACAAGCTGGTGCTTAGTAATGTGACTCGAGTAAACAGTGGCATATACGAATGCAGCTGTCTGGATACCACAACCTTTGACAGCATCACAGGCAACTTGACCCTCATGGTTCATT TTCTGGATCCAGTCGTGATCACTCCTGAGAACCCAGATAGCCTAGATGAAGGAGAGGATCTGAATCTGACCTGCAATGCCATGTCCTCACTGCCCACACAGACATTCTGGTACAAG GACAATGTGCGGCTGGAGGAAGGTCATGAGCTGAGGTTAGACAATGCCTCATTTGCCACAGCAGGGGACTACGTTTGTGAAGTATTTGCACCTGAGCTTCCTGCCTTAAAGAAGCACGGTATTGTGCAGATCCGCGTAAGGG GAAAGCCGATGATCACAGAGGGAGTGGCTGTAATTCCTCTGGATAGCGAAACGGCCATTAATGTGAGCTGCAGTGCGGCAGGACATCCAACTCCTACCATCGACTGGAGTCTCTCTGATAAACAA GCTCAGCTGGGAAGATGGGACACCAGCAGAGATAACAGTGTTCACAGCATTATTTCCATCAGCACCACTTCTGACATCACGGCCTCCTGCAGGGCCACCAATGACCTGGGTACAGCCGAAAGCTCCCGCACAATTCAAGCCA TTCAAATGAACCAAGCAACtacaacaaccacaacaactaccaccaccaccaccaccacaacaacaacaacaacaacaacaacaagcaaTACTACTGGTATGATGG GGGGCAACGGATTCATCATTgcaatcatcatcattttcatcttATTGCTGGCCATCCTGGGCAGTGTGCTGTACTTCATGTACAAGAAGGGCAAGATCCCATGCGGGCGCTCAGGGAAGAAAGATCT CACAAAGGAAAAGGTCAGTAATGATGACATCGTTGTGGAGATGAAGAGCAGCAAATCTGAGGAAGCAGTGCTTCTACAGGGGGTCAACGGTGATAAAAAGATGTCCAGTGACCAG TGA
- the mcamb gene encoding melanoma cell adhesion molecule b isoform X1, whose protein sequence is MAQQKVALALIGLYLLSWQVWAKFEVSMEDRVEVLLGEVAEIPCLYNLKGSANLPTIQWFVKSAGGNRVRIYHRDNNKEIVDQGTGFSGRINISHSWEGILGNSVLIINPVRVSDEREFICQVNVDGGSDEGLTRLLVFNNPSFPIIEAGQYASISEPLNKIGSCEVSNGYPAPKITWYKERTPLYTSPQNVDIRNRVTENSNGLYSVHSELYLTVEKQDKDAYFYCEVTYFLPGAEKMIESKHINITILYPTSEVTMFLDSPELLVKEGDSIEIICQGDGNPQPVKSFTHNNEAIDTDLDKLVLSNVTRVNSGIYECSCLDTTTFDSITGNLTLMVHFLDPVVITPENPDSLDEGEDLNLTCNAMSSLPTQTFWYKDNVRLEEGHELRLDNASFATAGDYVCEVFAPELPALKKHGIVQIRVRGKPMITEGVAVIPLDSETAINVSCSAAGHPTPTIDWSLSDKQAQLGRWDTSRDNSVHSIISISTTSDITASCRATNDLGTAESSRTIQAIQMNQATTTTTTTTTTTTTTTTTTTTTTSNTTGMMAGTPNPKINKKGGNGFIIAIIIIFILLLAILGSVLYFMYKKGKIPCGRSGKKDLTKEKVSNDDIVVEMKSSKSEEAVLLQGVNGDKKMSSDQ, encoded by the exons tttggGCCAAGTTCGAGGTAAGCATGGAGGACAGGGTAGAGGTGTTGCTGGGCGAGGTGGCAGAGATCCCCTGCTTATATAACCTGAAAGGATCTGCCAATTTACCCACGATACAGTGGTTTGTA AAATCAGCAGGTGGCAACAGAGTGCGGATCTACCACCGAGACAACAACAAGGAAATTGTGGATCAAGGCACTGGTTTCTCAGGGAGGATCAACATCTCTCACTCTTGGGAAGGCATACTGGGAAACTCTGTTCTGATCATCAATCCTGTACGAGTCAGTGATGAGCGTGAATTCATCTGCCAAGTGAACGTGGATGGAGGCAGTGATGAGGGACTCACTCGACTTCTAGTGTTCA ATAATCCATCTTTTCCCATAATTGAAGCAGGACAGTACGCCTCAATCTCAGAGCCTCTTAATAAG ATTGGATCCTGTGAGGTCAGTAATGGATATCCTGCCCCCAAGATCACTTGGTACAAAGAGAGAACTCCCTTATACACCTCACCCCAAAATG TTGACATCAGGAACAGAGTGACTGAGAATTCCAATGGCCTGTACTCAGTACACAGTGAGCTATACCTCACAGTAGAAAAGCAGGACAAGGATGCCTACTTTTACTGCGAGGTCACATACTTTCTTCCTGGGGCAGAGAAAATGATTGAGTCCAAGCATATCAACATCACAATTCTCT ATCCAACATCGGAAGTTACGATGTTCCTGGATTCCCCCGAGCTGCTTGTGAAAGAAGGTGACAGCATAGAAATAATCTGTCAAGGGGACGGGAATCCACAGCCAGTCAAATCCTTTACACATAATAAT GAAGCAATTGACACAGATTTGGACAAGCTGGTGCTTAGTAATGTGACTCGAGTAAACAGTGGCATATACGAATGCAGCTGTCTGGATACCACAACCTTTGACAGCATCACAGGCAACTTGACCCTCATGGTTCATT TTCTGGATCCAGTCGTGATCACTCCTGAGAACCCAGATAGCCTAGATGAAGGAGAGGATCTGAATCTGACCTGCAATGCCATGTCCTCACTGCCCACACAGACATTCTGGTACAAG GACAATGTGCGGCTGGAGGAAGGTCATGAGCTGAGGTTAGACAATGCCTCATTTGCCACAGCAGGGGACTACGTTTGTGAAGTATTTGCACCTGAGCTTCCTGCCTTAAAGAAGCACGGTATTGTGCAGATCCGCGTAAGGG GAAAGCCGATGATCACAGAGGGAGTGGCTGTAATTCCTCTGGATAGCGAAACGGCCATTAATGTGAGCTGCAGTGCGGCAGGACATCCAACTCCTACCATCGACTGGAGTCTCTCTGATAAACAA GCTCAGCTGGGAAGATGGGACACCAGCAGAGATAACAGTGTTCACAGCATTATTTCCATCAGCACCACTTCTGACATCACGGCCTCCTGCAGGGCCACCAATGACCTGGGTACAGCCGAAAGCTCCCGCACAATTCAAGCCA TTCAAATGAACCAAGCAACtacaacaaccacaacaactaccaccaccaccaccaccacaacaacaacaacaacaacaacaacaagcaaTACTACTGGTATGATGG CAGGAACACCCAACccgaaaataaacaaaaaag GGGGCAACGGATTCATCATTgcaatcatcatcattttcatcttATTGCTGGCCATCCTGGGCAGTGTGCTGTACTTCATGTACAAGAAGGGCAAGATCCCATGCGGGCGCTCAGGGAAGAAAGATCT CACAAAGGAAAAGGTCAGTAATGATGACATCGTTGTGGAGATGAAGAGCAGCAAATCTGAGGAAGCAGTGCTTCTACAGGGGGTCAACGGTGATAAAAAGATGTCCAGTGACCAG TGA
- the mcamb gene encoding melanoma cell adhesion molecule b isoform X4, giving the protein MAQQKVALALIGLYLLSWQVWAKFEVSMEDRVEVLLGEVAEIPCLYNLKGSANLPTIQWFVKSAGGNRVRIYHRDNNKEIVDQGTGFSGRINISHSWEGILGNSVLIINPVRVSDEREFICQVNVDGGSDEGLTRLLVFNNPSFPIIEAGQYASISEPLNKIGSCEVSNGYPAPKITWYKERTPLYTSPQNVDIRNRVTENSNGLYSVHSELYLTVEKQDKDAYFYCEVTYFLPGAEKMIESKHINITILYPTSEVTMFLDSPELLVKEGDSIEIICQGDGNPQPVKSFTHNNEAIDTDLDKLVLSNVTRVNSGIYECSCLDTTTFDSITGNLTLMVHFLDPVVITPENPDSLDEGEDLNLTCNAMSSLPTQTFWYKDNVRLEEGHELRLDNASFATAGDYVCEVFAPELPALKKHGIVQIRVRGKPMITEGVAVIPLDSETAINVSCSAAGHPTPTIDWSLSDKQAQLGRWDTSRDNSVHSIISISTTSDITASCRATNDLGTAESSRTIQARGNGFIIAIIIIFILLLAILGSVLYFMYKKGKIPCGRSGKKDLTKEKVSNDDIVVEMKSSKSEEAVLLQGVNGDKKMSSDQ; this is encoded by the exons tttggGCCAAGTTCGAGGTAAGCATGGAGGACAGGGTAGAGGTGTTGCTGGGCGAGGTGGCAGAGATCCCCTGCTTATATAACCTGAAAGGATCTGCCAATTTACCCACGATACAGTGGTTTGTA AAATCAGCAGGTGGCAACAGAGTGCGGATCTACCACCGAGACAACAACAAGGAAATTGTGGATCAAGGCACTGGTTTCTCAGGGAGGATCAACATCTCTCACTCTTGGGAAGGCATACTGGGAAACTCTGTTCTGATCATCAATCCTGTACGAGTCAGTGATGAGCGTGAATTCATCTGCCAAGTGAACGTGGATGGAGGCAGTGATGAGGGACTCACTCGACTTCTAGTGTTCA ATAATCCATCTTTTCCCATAATTGAAGCAGGACAGTACGCCTCAATCTCAGAGCCTCTTAATAAG ATTGGATCCTGTGAGGTCAGTAATGGATATCCTGCCCCCAAGATCACTTGGTACAAAGAGAGAACTCCCTTATACACCTCACCCCAAAATG TTGACATCAGGAACAGAGTGACTGAGAATTCCAATGGCCTGTACTCAGTACACAGTGAGCTATACCTCACAGTAGAAAAGCAGGACAAGGATGCCTACTTTTACTGCGAGGTCACATACTTTCTTCCTGGGGCAGAGAAAATGATTGAGTCCAAGCATATCAACATCACAATTCTCT ATCCAACATCGGAAGTTACGATGTTCCTGGATTCCCCCGAGCTGCTTGTGAAAGAAGGTGACAGCATAGAAATAATCTGTCAAGGGGACGGGAATCCACAGCCAGTCAAATCCTTTACACATAATAAT GAAGCAATTGACACAGATTTGGACAAGCTGGTGCTTAGTAATGTGACTCGAGTAAACAGTGGCATATACGAATGCAGCTGTCTGGATACCACAACCTTTGACAGCATCACAGGCAACTTGACCCTCATGGTTCATT TTCTGGATCCAGTCGTGATCACTCCTGAGAACCCAGATAGCCTAGATGAAGGAGAGGATCTGAATCTGACCTGCAATGCCATGTCCTCACTGCCCACACAGACATTCTGGTACAAG GACAATGTGCGGCTGGAGGAAGGTCATGAGCTGAGGTTAGACAATGCCTCATTTGCCACAGCAGGGGACTACGTTTGTGAAGTATTTGCACCTGAGCTTCCTGCCTTAAAGAAGCACGGTATTGTGCAGATCCGCGTAAGGG GAAAGCCGATGATCACAGAGGGAGTGGCTGTAATTCCTCTGGATAGCGAAACGGCCATTAATGTGAGCTGCAGTGCGGCAGGACATCCAACTCCTACCATCGACTGGAGTCTCTCTGATAAACAA GCTCAGCTGGGAAGATGGGACACCAGCAGAGATAACAGTGTTCACAGCATTATTTCCATCAGCACCACTTCTGACATCACGGCCTCCTGCAGGGCCACCAATGACCTGGGTACAGCCGAAAGCTCCCGCACAATTCAAGCCA GGGGCAACGGATTCATCATTgcaatcatcatcattttcatcttATTGCTGGCCATCCTGGGCAGTGTGCTGTACTTCATGTACAAGAAGGGCAAGATCCCATGCGGGCGCTCAGGGAAGAAAGATCT CACAAAGGAAAAGGTCAGTAATGATGACATCGTTGTGGAGATGAAGAGCAGCAAATCTGAGGAAGCAGTGCTTCTACAGGGGGTCAACGGTGATAAAAAGATGTCCAGTGACCAG TGA